The Kwoniella dendrophila CBS 6074 chromosome 3, complete sequence genome contains a region encoding:
- a CDS encoding tRNA pseudouridine(55) synthase: MPKASSMPPLPLNGLFPVAKPSGPTERSMKVIDSITSLLLDSKLFDDPERRRHAQGQYRKKKNTTAQGLKIGQGGTLDPLADGVLVIGVNRGTKHLNKFLECSKEYESIGLLGCITTSMDSDDPVLSTASWEHVTREDIEKVLDRFRGEIDQVPPIFSALKMDGKPLYEYARESKPLPRPIPTRKCQVSIELIDFKPASIEPGDGGHEYRWPEKRLSEDEKVVFRKLTDIVSKAGTEPSSKDKQKQTEINEEEAGNTNTTETIKKEGESKESFVPDLEKPDYPEISPINGLRPPTFTVKMTVSSGTYVRSIVHDIGVALGCGAHVVKLTRTRQGEFSLYGDEKALSEVSGSAQNEENRESVSSETEITPKDLEMQSDVKEKTISDNSGPTGGSIPWSVWERAIKEREVMLQKEKDDKEQDIMSGLTAEEIHMNWSQDAIKQRRYGAELKEWETEVLRRFVSVPVPMNGGHDRY, translated from the exons ATGCCAAAAGCATCTTCGATGCCTCCGTTACCTCTTAATGGTTTATTTCCAGTTGCCAAACCCTCGGGGCCAA CAGAACGAAGCATGAAAGTTATAGACTCTATCACTTCTCTTTTACTTGACTCCaaattatttgatgatccCGAACGAAGGAGACATGCGCAAGGTCAATAtaggaaaaagaagaatacaaCTGCTCAAGGGTTAAAAATTGGTCAAGGTGGAACGTTGGATCCTTTGGCTGATGGTGTACTAG TTATTGGTGTCAACAGAGGTACGAAGCATTTGAACAAGTTTTTGGAATGCTCAAAA GAGTATGAAAGTATCGGATTACTAGGATGCATAACGACATCCATGGATTCTGATGATCCAGTATTATCAACCGCTTCATGGGAACATGTTACAAGGGAGGACATAGAAAAGGTGTTAGACAGATTTAGAGGAGAAATAGATCAGGTGCCGCCGAT ATTTTCAGCATTAAAAATGGACGGTAAACCATTATATGAATATGCAAGAGAATCAAAACCATTACCTAGACCGATACCAACACGTAAATGTCAAGTATCAattgaattaattgatttcaAACCTGCATCAATTGAACCTGGAGATGGGGGACATGAATACAGATGGCCAGAAAAGAGATTATcggaagatgaaaaagttgtaTTTAGAAAATTAACTGATATAGTTTCAAAAGCTGGTACTGAACCTTCTTCCAAAGACAAACAAAAGCAAACAGaaataaatgaagaagaggcTGGcaatacaaatacaacagAAACgataaaaaaagaaggaGAGAGTAAAGAGTCATTCGTACCAGATTTAGAAAAACCTGATTACCCGGAAATTTCACCTATAAATGGATTAAGACCACCAACGTTTACAGTTAAAATGACAGTTTCATCAGGTACATATGTTAGATCAATTGTGCATGATATAGGTGTAGCTTTAGGCTGTGGTGCACATGTGGTCAAACTAACTAGAACTAGACAAGGTGAATTTTCTTTATATGGtgatgaaaaagctttatcGGAAGTTTCTGGTTCCGCTCAAAACGAAGAAAACAGAGAATCTGTATCTTCCGAAACGGAAATTAcacctaaagatttagaaatgcAATCTGACGTCAAAGAGAAAACTATCAGTGATAATTCAGGTCCAACAGGTGGATCAATACCGTGGTCAGTATGGGAAAGAGcaataaaagaaagagaagtaatgttacaaaaagaaaaagatgacaaagaacaagatatAATGTCAGGTTTAACAGCTGAAGAGATTCATATGAATTGGTCACAAGATGCTATaaaacaaagaagatatggagcagaattaaaagaatgGGAAACGGAAGTTCTGAGAAGATTCGTCTCCGTTCCTGTACCTATGAATGGAGGTCATGATAGATACTAA